The Flaviramulus sp. BrNp1-15 genome includes the window AAGTTTAATCGCTTCATTAATTCTGGTCTATTAGAACGACTTACGGGGATAACGTCTTTTTTTATAAGTACGCTATTATCTTCAATATCAATTATTTTCTGTACATTAATGATGTAAGAACGATGTACTTTTAAGAATAAAGAGTCTGGTAATTTGTCTTCAATTTTCTTTAATGTAGAGTGCACTGTGTAGTTTTTGTTTTCTGTTTTTACTTGTATGTAATCTCCTTTAGCTTCAATAAGATAAATACTAGGAATATCTATTTTTATAAGACGTCTATCAATATTAACGTATAGATCGTTACCAGAAGTAGTTTCTACTTTTTCTGTTTGTGAAACGGATTTTGTAGGTGCGTCTTGTTTAGCTTTTGCTTTGTCAATCCCTTTTTGAAAACGCTCTTGTGTAATAGGTTTTACTAAATAATCTACAATACAATCATACTCAAATGCTTGAATGGCAAAATTAGGATCGGATGTTGTTAAGATTATTTTTGGGGGATTTTTTAAGGTTTCAATAAAATCGAAACCAGTAAAATCTGGCATATGAATATCTAAAAAAATTAAATCAATTTCGTTTTGATTTAAATATTTTATGGCTTGCATTGCATTAGGAAATTCTTCTAAAACATTTAAACTCGAAACATTAGAGCATAACTGATTTATGATAGCTCTAGCTGTGGCTTCATCATCAATAATAATACAATTCATCCTTTGCTAATTATAACTTTTGTAAATAATTAGTTATGATTTTTAAAATAGATTCGAATTCTTCTTGTAATTTAGTATTACCTTCTAAAAGGTTGTTCTCGAACGCTACTGCAATCTCATAACTTTCTGTGAGGCCTAAAATACTAATTTTATGTTTAAGTTTGTGTACATTTTCTGCTGCCAACTTAAAATTGCTATCTTTTAGGTTTTTATAATACACTTCTTTTTCCTGAGGAAATTCATTTTTAATAATGCCAATTAGTTTTTCTTCAAAGGCTTTGTCGCCTCCAGACATACTATGAATGTATGAAAGGTTAGGTTGTTCCATTTGGGTCTTTTTTTAAGGTGAAATAAAAGGTAGTGCCTTCATTTATTTTTGAAGTTAACCAAATTTTTCCTTCATATAAATCAATAATCTTTTTAACTATTGATAAGCCAATACCAGTAGATTTTGGATTGTTTTCCAATTTTTCAAAGGTTTTGAATATTTTATCAAAATATACTTCTTCAATACCTTTGCCATTATCTTTTATATAAAATTGCCAATACTTTTTTTTGTCTTCTACACCAATTTCAATCACTCCATTAGCTTTATCATTATAATTAATGGCATTTCCAATAAGGTTTTGAAACAATTGTTGTAATCTATATTTATCACCTTTTACAATTGGTAGATTTGATTTTGTTAATGTAATATGATCGGGGATATGAAGTATTTTTTCTATATCTTCAATTAAAATATTAAGGTCTACATCATAGACCTCTACTTGGTTTTTTCCAATAGTGGAATACTCTAAAATACCTTTAATTAAGGTATCCATTTTTTCAACATTGTTTCTTATTAGATTCAAGGTGTTTTTTCCATTTGTATCAAAGGCATCTTGATAGTCTTCTTTTAACCAAGCTGTTAACGTATCTATGCTACGTAAGGGCGATTTTAAATCATGAGACACCATATGTGCATAATCACTTAACTCTTGGTTTTGATGTGCTAATTCTGATAATAAAGTTTCTCTTTGTTTATTTATCTCAATAATTTCTTTAGTTTGATTGTCTATAAATTCAATTAATTTTAAACCATCTAAATCTAAATTATCTATTGATAAGTTTTCAGGCAAATTGTAAAACTTAAGTGTGTCTAGTACGCGTCTTAATTTATCTATAACTTCTTGTTGCGCTTTTGCTTCTTCTTTTAGTTGCTCATTAGCAACAGAAAGTTCCTCTGAGCTTATTGCCATAGACCTTTGAATCATAATAAATTGCTCGTCATAATTCTCGTAAGATCTATTTACAGCATCTAAAAATGCTTCTAAGTCTTTGCTGTTTGCTAAGTCCTCAGATAGATATTTTCGTATTTGACGTTTTAGTAATGAATTCATTATTCGCTCATTAGCGTTATAGTCATAGTTTGGTTGTGTAATTGACAATTTGTTTCTCCATGAAAAGGAGCAATTTCTCCATAAGAATAAAAACCACAGGTAACAGTGCCATTACCCAAAACTTCTATAACCTCTTCAATTTCTTCTTCTACACGTTGGTCTAGCACTAGTTTTCTACCTATACAACTTACTAATAATGCAATTTCGGGCTTGTTTTTTCTAAATTCTAAAGCCTGTTTTGCAGCTCTTTCTGATGCATTTGCAATATTATCCACATTAGTCATCATGAGTTGTACCTTGGAGTTTTCTGGTATATCTCCAGCTAAAATCACTGCATTATCCTCTTCATTTATATTTAAAATAGATCTTACTATAGATTGTTTTTCATCCAATGATTTTACATTTAAAGGATATAATAATGCAGCTCCTGGTAAGTCTTTAGCTTTATCTCCTAAATATGTTTTATATAAATCTAAAGCAGGTTTGCCATCTAACTCGTAAAGTATATTGTCTTTAGATTTTGTTACAACACGTTCTGGACCAAAAGGCGTCCAACCACCATGAATTGAAAACGAGATTTCTAATGTTTCTCCATAAAAACCAATAGCGACTATTTCGCCTTCTTTTGGATTTTCATTGTAGGATGCAAGCGTTTTTTCGAAACGTGCATCATCACCACATAACCCTCCGGTAATTAGTAAGTTATCTTGAGTTGATGTACTCATTCCTTTTGTAAGTTGACTACCGTTTACAAAACTACCTTCTGATACTACAAAAACATATTTTAAACCCTCTGATGGAAATTGACTTATAAGTTCGCTTCCTGTTTTAAGACTATTTAAATCTGTGTTTAAAACATTACTTGTTTTAATTTGAAATGTACTTTTTTCAAACTCAATAGCTGTAATAGTAATGCTTTCTTCGTTTACTGTGTTAGAAGAAATTTCTGCACATGTAGAACCAAATACTATTTCGCCATCTGGATATAATTCTTTTATTTCTTTATAAATAGAATCTTCTTCTAGCATATATCTGTTACCAAAAACTAAAACCAAAGGTTTATTTAAGTTTTGTTTTTCTCCTACATATTGCCAATTCTGATTTTTATATTTTTTTAACTGTACTGTTTTCATTATTGTTTTTTTAAAGTGAAATAAAAAGTAGTTCCTACGTTTGGCTCACTATCTAACCAAATTTCGCCTTCATGTAAATCGATAATTTTTTTAACGATAGACAATCCAATTCCAGTAGAGTCTTTACTTTTATTAAGGGAATGGAATATTTTAAATATTTTATCATGGAATTTTTTATCAATACCTATACCATTATCTTGAATTGAAAATTTATAATGTGTTTTTAATTCTTCAACATCTATTACAATACATCCTTCTTCTTTATCAATAAACTTTACAGCATTACTAATAAGGTTTTGAAACAGTTGTTGTAATTTGGTTTTATCTCCTTTAACAACAGGTAAAATATTTAAACTTTTAATTTCTATATGTTCTGGAATATATAATATGCTAACTAATTCGTTTACTAAACTATTTAAATCAACATCTAATTTTTCTGAAGTATCTGCACCAACGCTAGAGTAATTTAATACATCGGTTATAAGTTGCTCCATTTTTTCTAAAGTAGTTTCAATGTGTGCAAAGTTTTGAAGACTTATATCGTCTAGCTTTCCTTTGTTGTCTTCTTTTAACCAGCTTACTAATGCATGAATACTGCGTAATGGTGATTTTAAATCATGAGAAACAATATGTGCATATTCTTGAAGTTCATCATTACTTCTTTCTAGTTTTTTAAGTAACCTCTCTTTTTGAAGTTCAAGACTTTTTAATTCAGTAATGTCTAAATGAATGCCTATAGATCCAACTACTTCACCCTCTAAGTTATAGTTTGGTGCTCCACTTATTAGCCAGTATCTAATTTCTCCAGCTTTATTTTTTACTTTAAGTTCATAAGAATTTGATTGGCCTTTTTGACGTTTTTTGTTTTCTTCTTTAATAGTATTAGAACCTCCTTCAATAGGAAAAACTTCTCCACCTTTTCTGCCTTTTAATTCTTCTTCTTTGTATCCAGATATTTCTTCAAAACTCTGGTTTACCATTAAAATTTCATCTTGATTGTTTACTTCAACCAAGCCCAAATTCATATTGGCTATAATGCTGTAATATTTTTGCTTTTGCGCTTCAAGACTTTTGCGGTATGTTCTTTTTAAGGTAACGTCTGTAAATGTCCATAGGAATCCTTGAGATTTATCGCCGGTAGAAATTGGCATGTAATTGCGTTCTAGTATTTTTCCATCCAACATTTCTAACTCATCACCAATAACCAATTTTTTCTCCTTATCTATAAAATGCATTCTTTGTATAAAGGCCTCAGGATCTTTAAACAATATCATATTTTGTTCTGAAGCAGTTTTGCAATCCATACCAACTAAAGCACTGGGTTCATGATTTATGTTAAAGAGGTCGCAAAACTTTTTATTTGCAAGCACAATTTTTCGATTTTCATCTTCTAAAACTATTCCACTATCCAGATTTAAAATTAGAGTAGACAGTCTGTTTTCAGACTCTATTAACTTTTCTTTAGCTTCACGTTCTTTAGATACATCTTCAATGGTAGCTACTTGATAATCAATTTCACCATAATCATTTCTTACAGCTATAACATTTGTTTTTGCCCAGAGAATGCTTCCATTTTTTTTAATATATCTTTTTTCTAAGTTGAAATTATCAATTTCGCCATTAAAGAGTTTTTCTCTGTTAGCTTTAGATATTTCTTCATCTTCTGGATGCGTTAAATCTTGAACTTGTAATTTATTAAATTCATCAGGAGTATATCCAAGCATATTACACAAAGAATTGTTTACCAGTAACAAGCCTTTTTTGTCGCTTTTTGAAAGTGAAATACCAATTGGAGAATTGTTAATTATAATGCTAAGTTGATTTTTTTGATCTTCTAATTGTTTTTTTAGTAATTTTTCCTCTGTAACATCTCTAACAATGCCTTGGGCTCCAATAGGCTTTTTAAACCCATCAAATATTACACTAGCATTAATGTGTACCCATTTTACTTGTTTAGATTTTGTGTAAACTCGTGCTTCATAATTTTTAAAAAACCCTTTTGTTTTAAGGTTTGCGAATGAAGACATGGCATATTCATAATCTTCTCTATAAATTAGGTTAACAACATTTACAGGTTCATCATCTATGTTATAGCCAAAAAGTTTTGTGGCAGCATCATTAAATTTTATAACATTACCTTCTAGATCTATAACTACATAGGCATCTACAATGTTTTCAAAAACACCTTGTAGTTGTGAAGATTTTTCAATTAAGTGTTGTTCTAACTGTGCGTTAGATTCTTTTAGTTTTTGAGAGGTTTCGTATAGGACTCTTGATTTATCTTCAAGAATTTTTTCTGCAGCTTTTCTTGCAGCTTTTTCTCTTTTTAAAGCTCTTTTTAATATTTCAACTTCTTCCTGACTCATTAATTTTTATTAATAACAAACCTAACTTCAGTTCCGTCTTCTTTAATTTTTTCTAGCTCTATTGTTGCTGTAGAGTTAAAGTGTTCAAATGTTTTATTCATTAAACCAAGCCCAAAATGATGCATAGCTCTACTAGATTTATATATCATTATTAGTGAGTTATCCGTTTTTTCAACGATTTCAAAAGTAGGTAATTCTGCATCAGGGTATATTTTTCTAACCTCAATATGTATATGATCTTCAATAGAAGAAAGCATTTCTATAGGGTCTTTATAAGTTGCCATAAGGTCAGGATAACTTTGTTCTAAAACACTAAAAAAATGTTCAGAATAGACTAACAGTAAATCATCTATAGAAATTCCAGTATTCTCGCTTAAATGTTGTAATAATTGAAGCATTTCAGAAAATCTGTAAGTACCAACAGATGTGTAAACACCACCTGATTCTAATTTTGATGCGTTAATTATTTTGTCAACCATTTCTAGACCAAACTTATCTTCTACCAGGTCTAGAAATTCTGTAAATACAATTCCTTTCATTATATTTTCTTTAGTTCGTTAATGCTCCAATATGATAATAATTTTTCAATTTTAGAAACATAATCTTCATATTTTAATGGTTTTAAAATATATCCTGCAATACCTATTTTATAACATTCTATTAAATCTCTTTCATTATTAGAAGTAGTTAAAATTATAGTGGGAATATATTTTAGAGTATCGTCGTCTTTCAAAATGGATAAAAATTCTATGCCATTTATTTTAGGCATATTTAAATCTAATAAAATAATATCTGGAAGATTATCTTTTTTCTCTAATAATTTTAGAGCTTCTTCTCCATTGTTGGCTTCAATTATCTTGTGCGATAAGTTTAGTGATGTAATGACTCTGTTTAATTTCATCACTTCAATCATATCGTCTTCAATAAGTAATACTTTAAGGGTTTTCATGTTTTAATTAAAATTATGCACATATACTGTAAGAAACAAAAGTAATGTACAAAGGAAAACCTTAAATTCTAATTTCGTTAGGGCGTATTTAACTGTAGA containing:
- a CDS encoding response regulator; this encodes MKTLKVLLIEDDMIEVMKLNRVITSLNLSHKIIEANNGEEALKLLEKKDNLPDIILLDLNMPKINGIEFLSILKDDDTLKYIPTIILTTSNNERDLIECYKIGIAGYILKPLKYEDYVSKIEKLLSYWSINELKKI
- a CDS encoding heme NO-binding domain-containing protein, producing the protein MKGIVFTEFLDLVEDKFGLEMVDKIINASKLESGGVYTSVGTYRFSEMLQLLQHLSENTGISIDDLLLVYSEHFFSVLEQSYPDLMATYKDPIEMLSSIEDHIHIEVRKIYPDAELPTFEIVEKTDNSLIMIYKSSRAMHHFGLGLMNKTFEHFNSTATIELEKIKEDGTEVRFVINKN
- a CDS encoding PAS domain-containing sensor histidine kinase, with the protein product MSQEEVEILKRALKREKAARKAAEKILEDKSRVLYETSQKLKESNAQLEQHLIEKSSQLQGVFENIVDAYVVIDLEGNVIKFNDAATKLFGYNIDDEPVNVVNLIYREDYEYAMSSFANLKTKGFFKNYEARVYTKSKQVKWVHINASVIFDGFKKPIGAQGIVRDVTEEKLLKKQLEDQKNQLSIIINNSPIGISLSKSDKKGLLLVNNSLCNMLGYTPDEFNKLQVQDLTHPEDEEISKANREKLFNGEIDNFNLEKRYIKKNGSILWAKTNVIAVRNDYGEIDYQVATIEDVSKEREAKEKLIESENRLSTLILNLDSGIVLEDENRKIVLANKKFCDLFNINHEPSALVGMDCKTASEQNMILFKDPEAFIQRMHFIDKEKKLVIGDELEMLDGKILERNYMPISTGDKSQGFLWTFTDVTLKRTYRKSLEAQKQKYYSIIANMNLGLVEVNNQDEILMVNQSFEEISGYKEEELKGRKGGEVFPIEGGSNTIKEENKKRQKGQSNSYELKVKNKAGEIRYWLISGAPNYNLEGEVVGSIGIHLDITELKSLELQKERLLKKLERSNDELQEYAHIVSHDLKSPLRSIHALVSWLKEDNKGKLDDISLQNFAHIETTLEKMEQLITDVLNYSSVGADTSEKLDVDLNSLVNELVSILYIPEHIEIKSLNILPVVKGDKTKLQQLFQNLISNAVKFIDKEEGCIVIDVEELKTHYKFSIQDNGIGIDKKFHDKIFKIFHSLNKSKDSTGIGLSIVKKIIDLHEGEIWLDSEPNVGTTFYFTLKKQ
- a CDS encoding FIST signal transduction protein, yielding MKTVQLKKYKNQNWQYVGEKQNLNKPLVLVFGNRYMLEEDSIYKEIKELYPDGEIVFGSTCAEISSNTVNEESITITAIEFEKSTFQIKTSNVLNTDLNSLKTGSELISQFPSEGLKYVFVVSEGSFVNGSQLTKGMSTSTQDNLLITGGLCGDDARFEKTLASYNENPKEGEIVAIGFYGETLEISFSIHGGWTPFGPERVVTKSKDNILYELDGKPALDLYKTYLGDKAKDLPGAALLYPLNVKSLDEKQSIVRSILNINEEDNAVILAGDIPENSKVQLMMTNVDNIANASERAAKQALEFRKNKPEIALLVSCIGRKLVLDQRVEEEIEEVIEVLGNGTVTCGFYSYGEIAPFHGETNCQLHNQTMTITLMSE
- a CDS encoding Hpt domain-containing protein — translated: MEQPNLSYIHSMSGGDKAFEEKLIGIIKNEFPQEKEVYYKNLKDSNFKLAAENVHKLKHKISILGLTESYEIAVAFENNLLEGNTKLQEEFESILKIITNYLQKL
- a CDS encoding LytTR family DNA-binding domain-containing protein; amino-acid sequence: MNCIIIDDEATARAIINQLCSNVSSLNVLEEFPNAMQAIKYLNQNEIDLIFLDIHMPDFTGFDFIETLKNPPKIILTTSDPNFAIQAFEYDCIVDYLVKPITQERFQKGIDKAKAKQDAPTKSVSQTEKVETTSGNDLYVNIDRRLIKIDIPSIYLIEAKGDYIQVKTENKNYTVHSTLKKIEDKLPDSLFLKVHRSYIINVQKIIDIEDNSVLIKKDVIPVSRSNRPELMKRLNLL
- a CDS encoding ATP-binding protein — protein: MNSLLKRQIRKYLSEDLANSKDLEAFLDAVNRSYENYDEQFIMIQRSMAISSEELSVANEQLKEEAKAQQEVIDKLRRVLDTLKFYNLPENLSIDNLDLDGLKLIEFIDNQTKEIIEINKQRETLLSELAHQNQELSDYAHMVSHDLKSPLRSIDTLTAWLKEDYQDAFDTNGKNTLNLIRNNVEKMDTLIKGILEYSTIGKNQVEVYDVDLNILIEDIEKILHIPDHITLTKSNLPIVKGDKYRLQQLFQNLIGNAINYNDKANGVIEIGVEDKKKYWQFYIKDNGKGIEEVYFDKIFKTFEKLENNPKSTGIGLSIVKKIIDLYEGKIWLTSKINEGTTFYFTLKKDPNGTT